One Trichomycterus rosablanca isolate fTriRos1 chromosome 23, fTriRos1.hap1, whole genome shotgun sequence genomic window carries:
- the LOC134301354 gene encoding gastrula zinc finger protein XlCGF57.1: MEEEEEEDEEVKGKLERDNGDSVVKQEATEVECDLRQDEEAPSFFSCPYCSVSFTNFSYLEKHLKWTHRNNYHNWIKNQKTPECIKITSGMLSCSTCHDRFFTQEQLNTHMRRAHLPAPAPIRKRHTCPQCDRSFDYIGNLQNHCRKCHNLSTVCSNGEISCALCGKNFAGIWGLGPHQCHRLEEEHDSHVDGDKPLCTDRGFLCQHCGKNCTTLQCLTIHMRIHTGEKPHVCTDCGHGFKEMGSLRKHMLIHTGAKPYTCPECAKSFARMSHLNTHLRTHTGERPYSCLDCGMTFSHRATLQIHRRVHSGEKPFFCEDCGKMFSTLNGLKVHHMTHNQQRIHKCSECQKTFARPDVLKKHLRIHNGERPYVCTVCSKRFNRVQHLTNHQRTHTGERPYRCEECGASFAQSGDLTKHVRGHTGEKPYACPECDRRYSNPGDLGKHRRTHSGLRPYRCQQCDKAFLMPQHLKTHSLTHTGERPFSCPQCERTFTRAHHLTQHLTTHHS, translated from the coding sequence CATCTTTCTTTTCCTGCCCATACTGCTCTGTGTCCTTCACCAACTTCTCATACCTTGAGAAACATCTAAAATGGACTCATCGAAACAATTACCACAACTGgattaaaaaccaaaaaacACCAGAATGCATCAAAATAACTTCTGGGATGCTAAGCTGTTCCACCTGTCACGACCGCTTCTTCACCCAGGAgcagctcaacacacacatgCGCCGTGCCCACCTGCCCGCCCCAGCACCTATCCGAAAACGCCACACATGCCCGCAATGTGACCGCAGCTTTGACTACATTGGCAATTTGCAAAACCACTGCCGCAAGTGCCACAATCTCTCCACAGTGTGTAGCAACGGAGAGATTAGCTGTGCTCTGTGTGGCAAAAACTTTGCAGGAATTTGGGGCCTCGGACCTCATCAGTGCCACAGGCTTGAAGAAGAGCACGATTCTCATGTCGATGGAGACAAACCTCTGTGTACAGATCGTGGATTCCTGTGCCAACACTGTGGCAAGAACTGCACCACACTGCAGTGTCTGACCATACACATGCGCATACATACCGGTGAGAAACCGCACGTCTGCACTGACTGTGGGCACGGCTTTAAGGAGATGGGCAGCCTTCGCAAACATATGCTCATCCACACTGGCGCCAAACCCTACACCTGCCCTGAATGTGCCAAGAGCTTTGCCCGGATGAGCCACCTGAATACGCATTtgcgcacacacacaggcgAGCGGCCGTACTCGTGCCTTGACTGCGGGATGACGTTCAGTCACAGGGCAACTCTGCAAATACATCGCCGTGTTCACTCCGGAGAAAAACCCTTTTTTTGTGAGGATTGTGGGAAAATGTTTTCAACACTGAATGGTTTAAAAGTTCATCATATGACCCACAACCAACAAAGGATCCACAAGTGTAGCGAGTGCCAGAAAACATTTGCGAGACCTGACGTGCTGAAGAAACACCTGCGAATTCACAACGGCGAGAGGCCATACGTGTGCACCGTCTGCAGCAAGAGGTTCAATCGCGTCCAGCACCTCACCAACCATCAGCGCACTCACACCGGAGAAAGGCCATACCGATGCGAAGAATGCGGTGCAAGCTTCGCCCAGTCGGGTGATTTGACCAAACATGTGCGCGGCCACACAGGGGAAAAGCCCTACGCATGCCCCGAGTGTGACCGCCGCTACAGTAACCCCGGTGACCTGGGAAAGCACAGGCGCACTCACAGTGGCCTCAGGCCTTACAGGTGTCAGCAGTGTGATAAGGCGTTTCTCATGCCACAACATTTGAaaacacactctcttacacacactggAGAGCGACCGTTCAGCTGCCCACAGTGTGAGCGCACCTTTACTAGAGCCCACCATCTAACCCAGCACTTAACCACGCACCATTCCTAG